From the Papaver somniferum cultivar HN1 chromosome 2, ASM357369v1, whole genome shotgun sequence genome, the window ggtCATGCACATAACCTAGCTTTTTGTGGAGTTATTGGTGCACTTCAACGAGTCGTACACGAGACTTAGTGTTGTCTGGGACTATTGGTGCGCTTCATTAAGACGTGCAGAAAACCTAGGGCTTTCTGGGACTATTGGTGTACTTTATTGAGTCGTACACAGGACTTAGTCCTTTCTgagactattggtgcacttcattaatCCATGCACGGAACTTAATCCTTTCTGGGACTATTGTTGCACTTCATTAAGCCATGCATggagcctagtcctttctgggactattggtgcacttaaTTAAGCCATGCAAGGAGCCTAGTCTTTTCTGGGACTGTTGTTGCACTTCATTGGgtcatgcacggagcctagtcctttctggGGATATTGGCGTACTTCATTGGGTCGTACACGAGAATTATCCCTTTctgggactattggtgcacttcattggttCATGCACATAACCTAGTCCTTTCTGGGACTATTGGCGCACTTCATTGGGTCGTACGCGACACTTCATAGGCGATTAAAGCGACTCAAAGTGTATCATAAGATAGTTGTTTTATTATTTCTCAGCCATCCGACATACATTTAGTTACTTAATCATAATAAGTTTTAAGCCATTTACCATTGATAGGAGTGTTGATGCGTGAGCCATTCACCCGCTTGAGATAGTAATATCCGATTTCTGCAGCTTCGCTAATCACGTAGGGATCTTGCAAATTTGCAGAAAATTTTCCTTCCTGTTCATTGCGCTGGACATGTGGTGCGATCTTCATAACTACATCATTTATGCTGAAAGTCCGTTTCTTTACTTTCTGATTATAGTATCTTGTCGTCCTTTGCCTATACTTGTCTGTGAAAGGTTCAACTTTGGCTCGTTGTTCTTCTAGGGTATCAAGGTGAGCAAATTGATTGACCTGATCCGGGGTAGTGAGGCTGGCCATGGCTACTCGTGCGGAAGGAATTACAATTTCTGCTGGCAATATTGCGTCTTCTCCATACACCAAGGAGTAAGGAAAGGAGCCAGTTGAACTTCTCTTGGAAATGCGATATGCCCAAAGTGCGAGGGGTAGCTGTTCATGCCAACTCATATGGTGATCATGTACGCTGCGGCTTAATATCCTTAGCAATGTTTTATTAGTCGCTTCTGCCCGTACATTTCTCTGAGGGTAGTAGACAATCAAAGTATGAAACTTGATTCCATATTGATCCAATAATTCTTTCACCGTTTGATTAACAAAAGAGTTACCATTATCCGAGTGGATAATGATAGGTACACCGAATCGACATATGATATGTTGTTTGATGAATGCAGCGATCGTGGCACCGGAGTAATCCCGAAGTggaatggcttcaacccatttggaagAATATTTAATTGCAGTGATGATATACTTATATCGTCCGAATGAAGTCGGGCTTATTTTCCCAATAATATCAAGCCCCCAACTATGGAAATGACAAGGGGTGACGACACTATGGAGCAGGGTGTGGGGGGTGCGGATTAGTGATTCGTGGATTTGACATTGGGGGCACTTCTTTACATGTTCGGCTGTATCAAATTCCATCCTAGGCCACTAAAACCCCCCTTCATACAACTGTAGGAAAAGCTTTCTCATACCTTGGTGTTCAACATTGTGAGTTGTATCCATAActatctctgcttcttcttgtgataACCCAAAACTCTTTCTATAAAGGATTCCTTCACTCAAGAAGAATCGCCCTGATTTCCTTTGAATTTTTAACGCATCTTGTATGTTCAGCGGCAAACGTTTATGCTGGAGGAAATCTATGTAAGGTTGCCTTCAGTCCTCTACTTCCGCACTACATACTTCTGTTTGTTGTGGGGGCACCTGACAATCTTCACAATTATCCTGGACTACTGCCGCTTGGACATCCATGTTCGGCCAGTATACGCCCATCCTCTGCAATCGGCGGTATAAAGAGATTCCTCATGTCTTTCCGCATGACTCTTCATGAACGCGATTCAGTATTTCTTACGCTTCTACCTCTCCTGCACACCGCGATAAAGCACCTCCGAATGTTCAAAAGTATAGCGCTCCTTGGACTACAACAAATTGTTTTAGCACTTTAACGGGCAATAACTGATCATACTCTTCTCTAGTTAAATCTTCGATATATGTTGTTCTCCAATCCTCTTTCAATTCGAACGCTGCGTCTTCTTTCCACATGCTGGTTAATGCCAACATTTTCACCACTACGGTTCCTTCGTCGGCTTCGTTCAATTGTAGCTTTGCTGCTAAGGTAGCTAACGTGTTTACGTGTTTGTTAGTGGATCTTCCAGTATGCCCAATAACGGTGCTTCCTCTCCTCGCTATCAGTTCTTGGGCTTCCGCTCGATATGGTGCCAAGTGCGCCTCTTTTACCTGGAAGTCACCAGATACTTGGTTTGTGACAAGCTTCGAGTCTCTTTTGATATCGATTGCCCATAAATTGAGCTCTTCAGCCATTCGTAATATGAGATTCAATGCTTCATACTCTGCCACATTATTGGTACATTTAAAGTCTAGCTTGAAAACGAATAATAACAATTCTCTGTTGGGTGTCTCAAATACTATCCCCGCTCTTCCGTAAGAGCCATAtgatgaatcttcaaagaatattGTCCAGCGTTCTTCTTCCTCGACttctgcaacttttccaggtatTTCATCACTTATTTTCGTCATATCCATACCTTAGAATGCGGCCAATAAATCTACAAATGCTTGCCTGCTTACTCCTTTAGACCGCTGATACTTGAGCTCAAATTCAGATAGTTTTAGTAGCCAGCGGGCTGTCCTGCTGGATAACACTGGTTTTGTTTCTAGATAAGAGATCGGATTAGAAGTTGCTACCACTATGGTTTCATGAGAGAGCAGATAAGATCGTAATTTTTGCGTAGCATATATGAGTGCTAAGCATGCGTTCTATGCTTTCGAATAATTGTACTCCGCGTCCCTAAACCCTCTGCTGATACAGTGAATCGGGCATAGATGATCGTTGCCGAGGTATTGAGCCAACAGTGCTCCAATCCCCATATTGGTGAATGTTGGGTATAAGTAGAGGGGTTCACCTTTGACAGGGGGTCGTAGGACCCGCGCGCTGATTAGACATTCTTTGAGCTTCTGAAAGGCACGCTCTTGATCATCTCCCCATTCGAATTGCCTATTTTTCTTCAATAGCGGTGTGAATGCTGACAATAGTTGTGCCATCCCAAGGATAAATCTCCGGACGTAAGACACTCTGCCTATAAAAGTTTGTAACTATTTTACATTTGCGGGTGACCTCATAGTGGTCATCGCTTCAACCTGGTCCGGATCAATATGTATACCCTTGTCTATAACAACGAACCCCAAGAATTTTCTAGAAGTGACTCCAAAGGCGCATTtgagaggattcatctttaagtGATACTTTCTACATCTATTGAAAACACGCTTAAGTGGTTGAGATGATCTTCTCGTGCTCgggattttaccaccacatcatctatGTAAAATTCCATAATtcgatgcatcatgtcgtggaagatagcCACCACTGCCCGTTGGTAGGTTCCGCCCGCGTTCTTTAACCCAAACGACATCACAACATAATAGAAATTATCATACGGGGTTCGGAAGGCTGTCTTATGCGCATCTTCGACAGAAATCATGACTTGGTTGTATCCTCTAAACCCATCCATGAAAGAAAACACATCATATCCGCACGTGTTATTCACTATTATATCTATGTTTTGCATTGAGAAGTCGTCTTTAGGGCATGCTCGATTCATATCTCGATAGTCGACATAGCATCGGACCTTTCCGTTTTTCTTTGATACTGGTACGATATTAGACAGCCTCACTAGGTGTTGGATCGGTTTAATGAATTTGGCTTTCAGCAACTTCTCCACTTCTTCCTTGATCGACAATTATATTTTCTCCGTGAAGTTACAACTTCGTTGCTTGACTGGATTGTATACGTAAATGTGAATACATCTCAGTATTCACGAAGTAGCTTAATCATCCGCGACTTCTCTGCCGCTTCCAGATGTTTACTGATGCGTACACAACGGCGTTCGCCTTCTGAGACAAGGTTTACTTCTTTTAACCCGTCAAGGGTTGGATcgattttttcctttttctcagaCAAATTTTCTATTATTTCCTCTTCCGAAATAAGAGGCTCTACTTCTACCTGCAAATACTCAATTACTGGGGTCGCCTCCATCATATCTTTATCCGCCGATGACATAGCGCAGTCATGCTGACAGTTGGAGGCTTCCCCGACTAATTTCTATAAGCGATAGACATGTCCTCCCTCTGGACGCGAGAAACGCTTGAACTGAATATTCTTTGTCTCGGTTACAACTCTCTTATTTCCTGTGACAGGTCCCAGTCGTGATGGACTAAAAAATGACTTAGCCTTCCCTTTTGTTTGCTCTTCAGGTTGGAATTCTTCCCATTTTGGGAGGGGTGTTAGATGCTCCGAATGTTCTTCCTGATCGGTAACTGGCTATGTATAGAAGACCACATCCGCCATGTAAGCCTCCTCCGGTCCGAACGGGTTGCCTA encodes:
- the LOC113352342 gene encoding uncharacterized protein K02A2.6-like; its protein translation is MEFDTAEHVKKCPQCQIHESLIRTPHTLLHSVVTPCHFHSWGLDIIGKISPTSFGRYKYIITAIKYSSKWVEAIPLRDYSGATIAAFIKQHIICRFGVPIIIHSDNGNSFVNQTVKELLDQYGIKFHTLIVYYPQRNVRAEATNKTLLRILSRSVHDHHMSWHEQLPLALWAYRISKRSSTGSFPYSLVYGEDAILPAEIVIPSARVAMASLTTPDQVNQFAHLDTLEEQRAKVEPFTDKYRQRTTRYYNQKVKKRTFSINDVVMKIAPHVQRNEQEGKFSANLQDPYVISEAAEIGYYYLKRVNGSRINTPINGKWLKTYYD